One genomic segment of Microbacterium sp. ProA8 includes these proteins:
- a CDS encoding substrate-binding domain-containing protein, which produces MTDQTPALLAAERRAHVLAALERDGAVRVAQLMDDLGVAPVTLRRDLAQMEREGLLVRVHGGAVPAAGAFDDVELGHPVSVTRTGSIAMLVPSLSFYWPSVVRGAETEASRHGLRVVLRGASYELQDERPVLERLVHADGVRGLVVAPNTDTPHAQDVVQWLAECGVPSVLVERDAVVQPEGSPVENVTTDHALGAVLAARHLAALGHRRVGLIIARDSPTSRKIAAGWQAACVELGLTPSDHFETSLPPRTSPDFSAVVDATLDAALANSVTAILVHSDPEAMAFVDLALNRGISVPGDLSVVAYDDEVAELFTPALTAVSPPRSSVGRAAVDLLARRIEDPTRPVHRVVLNPTLNVRGSTAPPRGA; this is translated from the coding sequence ATGACCGACCAGACTCCGGCACTGCTCGCCGCCGAGCGGCGGGCGCACGTGCTGGCGGCACTCGAGCGCGACGGCGCCGTACGGGTCGCGCAGCTGATGGACGACCTCGGCGTCGCCCCGGTCACCCTCCGTCGCGACCTCGCGCAGATGGAGCGCGAAGGACTGCTGGTGCGCGTGCACGGCGGTGCGGTTCCCGCCGCGGGCGCCTTCGACGACGTGGAGCTGGGGCATCCGGTCTCCGTCACCCGCACCGGCTCGATCGCGATGCTGGTGCCGTCGCTGAGCTTCTACTGGCCGAGCGTCGTGCGCGGCGCCGAGACCGAGGCCAGCCGGCACGGCCTGCGCGTCGTGCTGCGCGGCGCGTCGTACGAGCTGCAGGACGAGCGCCCGGTGCTCGAGCGCCTCGTGCACGCTGACGGCGTGCGCGGGCTCGTCGTCGCACCGAACACCGACACGCCTCACGCGCAGGACGTGGTGCAGTGGCTGGCCGAGTGCGGCGTGCCCAGCGTGCTGGTCGAGCGCGATGCCGTGGTGCAGCCTGAGGGCAGTCCCGTCGAGAACGTGACGACCGACCACGCGCTCGGCGCGGTGCTCGCGGCCCGCCATCTCGCCGCGCTCGGCCACCGCCGTGTCGGCCTCATCATCGCGCGCGACTCGCCCACGTCCCGCAAGATCGCGGCCGGCTGGCAGGCCGCGTGCGTCGAGCTCGGCCTCACGCCGTCCGACCACTTCGAGACGAGCCTGCCGCCGCGCACGAGCCCCGACTTCTCGGCTGTCGTCGATGCGACGCTCGACGCGGCGCTGGCCAACTCGGTCACCGCGATCCTCGTCCACTCCGATCCGGAGGCGATGGCGTTCGTCGACCTGGCCCTCAACCGCGGCATCTCGGTGCCGGGCGACCTGTCGGTCGTCGCCTACGACGACGAGGTGGCCGAGCTGTTCACTCCGGCGCTCACCGCCGTCAGCCCGCCGCGCAGCTCGGTCGGTCGCGCCGCGGTCGACCTGCTGGCGCGGCGCATCGAGGATCCGACGCGCCCGGTGCACCGCGTCGTGCTGAACCCGACGCTGAACGTCCGCGGCTCCACCGCGCCGCCCCGCGGCGCCTGA
- a CDS encoding Gfo/Idh/MocA family oxidoreductase, with product MTQADDTVQTRWAVLGPGAISRDFVVGLRASQHGVLHAVGSSSAERAGAFATEHGAAASGTYDEILARDDVDAVYIGTVHTTHAELAIRALEAGKAVLCEKPASPTLEEVERILDIAARTRRPFLEAFKTRFGPFADALRELVAGGELGALERVEGAFGFAAPVHEGRLFDRALAGGAILDVGCYPLSLAIDLAAAAGAPIDAPEYRRFEAEVVSGVDGSASAEIAFGGVTAAIATSIIADLPRTAVLRFTDAEVVLPNAWGSRTESSSTLIVRRGGEERVVEVPVVQPMAAEADALSLAVADGRLEVPQMPWSHTRAAARVLTDWREAALAG from the coding sequence ATGACTCAGGCGGACGACACGGTGCAGACGAGATGGGCCGTGCTCGGCCCCGGAGCCATCAGCAGGGACTTCGTGGTGGGGCTCCGGGCGTCGCAGCACGGTGTGCTGCACGCGGTCGGCAGCTCGTCGGCGGAGCGGGCGGGGGCCTTCGCCACGGAGCACGGGGCTGCGGCATCCGGCACCTACGACGAGATCCTCGCGCGCGACGACGTCGACGCCGTGTACATCGGAACCGTGCACACGACGCACGCCGAGCTCGCGATCCGCGCGCTCGAGGCCGGCAAGGCCGTGCTGTGCGAGAAGCCGGCGAGCCCCACGCTCGAAGAGGTCGAGCGCATTCTCGACATCGCAGCCCGCACCCGGCGACCGTTCCTCGAGGCCTTCAAGACACGATTCGGACCGTTCGCCGATGCGCTGCGAGAACTCGTCGCCGGCGGCGAGCTCGGCGCGCTCGAGCGTGTCGAGGGGGCCTTCGGGTTCGCGGCACCGGTGCACGAGGGCCGGCTGTTCGACCGCGCACTGGCGGGCGGGGCGATCCTCGACGTCGGCTGCTATCCGCTCTCGCTGGCGATCGACCTCGCCGCTGCTGCCGGCGCACCGATCGATGCGCCGGAGTATCGCCGGTTCGAGGCGGAAGTGGTGTCGGGTGTCGACGGCTCGGCATCCGCGGAGATCGCCTTCGGCGGTGTGACGGCGGCGATTGCGACCTCCATCATCGCGGACCTCCCGCGCACGGCAGTGCTGCGGTTCACCGACGCCGAGGTCGTGCTCCCCAACGCGTGGGGCAGCCGCACCGAGAGCTCGTCGACCCTGATCGTGCGGCGCGGGGGCGAAGAGCGGGTGGTCGAGGTGCCGGTCGTGCAGCCCATGGCCGCGGAGGCGGATGCGCTCTCGCTCGCCGTCGCGGACGGCCGCCTCGAGGTGCCGCAGATGCCGTGGTCGCACACGCGTGCCGCCGCGCGCGTGCTCACGGATTGGCGCGAGGCCGCCCTCGCCGGCTGA
- a CDS encoding EamA family transporter: protein MLVIAGLACQEVGASLAVLLFPAVGPLGMVMLRLVFSAIVLLLIARPRVRGHSRSDWTGVALFGLVLALMNGLFYLALERLPLGITVTIEVLGPLVLSIVAARRASAWLWAVLALAGVVALGGGGWDRLDPLGVLFALGAAGSWAFYILASARVGRAFPKLDGLALAMTVGAVIALPFGIADAGSALLRPELVALGAAVAILSSTIPYAFELVALRRLQAAVFAILMSLAPATAALAGFIFLGQHMTWLEIAGIALVIAASIGAVRSSSRAAREAAEPIA, encoded by the coding sequence GTGCTCGTGATCGCGGGCCTGGCGTGCCAAGAGGTCGGCGCATCGCTGGCGGTGCTGCTGTTCCCCGCGGTGGGACCCCTCGGCATGGTGATGCTGCGGCTGGTGTTCTCGGCGATCGTGCTGCTGCTGATCGCCCGGCCCCGGGTGCGCGGGCATTCGCGGTCGGACTGGACCGGCGTCGCGCTGTTCGGACTCGTGCTAGCCCTGATGAACGGCCTGTTCTATCTCGCCCTCGAGCGCCTGCCGCTCGGCATCACCGTCACCATCGAGGTGCTGGGGCCTCTCGTGCTGTCGATCGTCGCCGCCCGCCGTGCATCCGCCTGGCTCTGGGCCGTGCTCGCGCTCGCCGGCGTCGTCGCCCTGGGCGGCGGCGGGTGGGACCGCCTCGATCCGCTGGGCGTGCTGTTCGCGCTGGGCGCGGCCGGCAGCTGGGCGTTCTACATCCTGGCGTCGGCGCGGGTGGGAAGGGCCTTCCCGAAGCTCGACGGCCTGGCGTTGGCGATGACGGTCGGAGCGGTGATCGCGCTGCCGTTCGGGATCGCGGATGCCGGGTCCGCCCTCCTGCGTCCCGAACTCGTCGCGCTCGGCGCCGCGGTCGCGATCCTGTCGTCGACCATCCCCTACGCGTTCGAACTGGTCGCCCTCCGGCGCCTGCAGGCCGCTGTCTTCGCGATCCTGATGAGCCTCGCGCCGGCGACGGCGGCCCTCGCAGGCTTCATATTCCTGGGCCAACATATGACGTGGCTCGAGATCGCGGGCATCGCGCTCGTCATCGCGGCGAGCATCGGCGCGGTGCGCTCATCGTCACGGGCCGCGCGGGAAGCGGCCGAGCCGATCGCCTGA